From a single Collimonas pratensis genomic region:
- a CDS encoding transposase — MSRPLRLELAGGVYHITSRGDRREDIYIDDQDRLLWLEIFGQVCKRYNWNCYAWCQMSNHYHIVLETADANLSRHATTQWDLYAKRESQAWPGRACLSGALQSYSGRKGQLSAGAISICGT; from the coding sequence ATGTCCCGACCCTTAAGATTAGAACTCGCTGGCGGTGTCTATCATATTACTTCACGTGGTGACAGACGCGAAGACATCTATATCGATGATCAAGATCGATTACTCTGGCTGGAAATTTTTGGACAGGTCTGCAAGCGATACAACTGGAATTGCTACGCCTGGTGCCAGATGTCCAACCACTACCATATTGTGCTGGAAACAGCCGACGCTAATCTGTCAAGGCATGCGACAACTCAATGGGATTTATACGCAAAGCGTGAATCGCAGGCATGGCCAGGTAGGGCATGTCTTTCAGGGGCGTTACAAAGCTATTCTGGTAGAAAGGGACAGTTATCTGCTGGAGCTATCTCGATATGTGGTACTTAA
- the tnpA gene encoding IS66-like element accessory protein TnpA: MPYIPPEPKPTKPKRRSFTATQKKAITEEALAPGASVSRVARAHDLNTNQVFKWMREYQGKRHSESIASTLIPVMLSHTDVAVMPAVAESPITATGTIELHLPKGRVCLTGAVDPGALRMVLEHLSA, translated from the coding sequence ATGCCTTACATACCGCCCGAACCCAAACCAACGAAACCGAAACGTCGGAGCTTTACGGCCACGCAGAAGAAGGCCATTACCGAAGAGGCTCTGGCACCCGGCGCTTCCGTCTCCCGTGTTGCCCGCGCCCATGATCTTAATACTAACCAGGTATTCAAATGGATGCGGGAGTATCAGGGCAAACGACATTCAGAGTCTATCGCCTCGACGCTCATTCCGGTCATGCTCAGCCACACCGATGTAGCAGTGATGCCCGCCGTAGCAGAATCACCGATCACGGCAACCGGGACCATCGAGCTGCACCTCCCGAAAGGTCGAGTTTGCCTGACTGGTGCTGTCGATCCCGGCGCACTGCGCATGGTCCTGGAACATCTCAGCGCATGA
- the tnpB gene encoding IS66 family insertion sequence element accessory protein TnpB (TnpB, as the term is used for proteins encoded by IS66 family insertion elements, is considered an accessory protein, since TnpC, encoded by a neighboring gene, is a DDE family transposase.), whose translation MIGLPAGTRIWIVAGVTDMRCGFNGLAAKVQTALEEDPFSGHVFVFRGRRGDIVKLLWWTGDGLCLLAKRLERGYFVWPQARNGTVHLSQAQLSMLIEGIDWRRPERTQRPQSGL comes from the coding sequence ATGATCGGCCTGCCAGCAGGAACACGCATCTGGATTGTCGCCGGCGTAACCGACATGCGCTGCGGCTTCAATGGACTCGCTGCCAAGGTGCAGACTGCGCTGGAAGAAGATCCGTTCAGCGGCCATGTTTTTGTGTTCCGTGGCCGGCGCGGCGATATCGTCAAGCTGCTGTGGTGGACCGGCGATGGCCTTTGTTTGCTCGCCAAGCGCCTGGAACGCGGATACTTTGTCTGGCCGCAGGCACGCAACGGCACCGTGCATCTGAGTCAGGCACAGCTATCAATGCTCATCGAAGGGATAGACTGGCGGCGTCCGGAACGTACTCAACGCCCCCAGTCAGGCTTGTAA